The Glycine max cultivar Williams 82 chromosome 12, Glycine_max_v4.0, whole genome shotgun sequence genome window below encodes:
- the LOC100800449 gene encoding uncharacterized protein, with the protein MLITIENPNYENFEYPNATGYVKFLDTVVGQVPIVGELVPPRSQINVNTSANFMVSKLINDPNFLSDFLSGIVNFTSTASLPGKAHMLKIIKFKATVYSLCDISINITSRNVDSNCISKIKI; encoded by the coding sequence ATGCTTATCACTATAGAGAATCCAAACTATGAAAACTTTGAGTACCCAAACGCCACTGGTTATGTCAAATTTCTTGACACCGTTGTGGGCCAAGTTCCAATTGTGGGAGAGTTGGTCCCACCACGTAGCCAGATTAATGTGAACACTTCGGCAAATTTTATGGTATCAAAGTTAATCAATGATCCCAATTTTCTGTCAGATTTTCTTAGTGGAATTGTGAATTTCACATCAACAGCTTCACTGCCCGGGAAAGCGCATATGCTAAAGATTATCAAATTCAAGGCCACAGTTTATAGCTTATGTGACATCTCTATTAATATAACCTCTCGCAATGTTGATTCCAATTGCATATCCAAGATCAAGATTTGA